TTCATATAATTCGCCATTACATTTGCATAAAGACAGAATCATGTCATTCGACAAACGACAAGAAATAACATTTTAATCATATAGCTAGATATTGCTCTCACTGGTTATTTAGTCCTCgttatataccttatatattccaatatatatatatatatatatatatatatatatatatatatatatatatatatatatgtgtgtgtgtgtgtatatatatatatatatatatatatagatatatatatatatatatatatatatatatgtgtgtgtatatatatatatatatatatatatatatatatatatatatatatatatatatatatatttatatagatatagatatatatacatatatatatatatatatatatatatatatatatatatatatatatatatatatatatatatatatatatatatatatatatatatatatatatatatatatatatatatatatatatatatatatatatatatatatatatatatatatatatatggatacacacacatatatacatatatatacaagggattttgatgaaggggGCTCTGGATAGTGGTGGTACCTTTGATGTTTACCGGCTGCACTCTATCATCTAATGGGAGAGTGGATGGCATCACTGGACCTCATCCATCTCCTAAATCTCTCACGTGATGGCTCCAAGCGCCACACCCTGGTACACCGTCTCAGCTGGCGGACTAAACCACGTGAGTAGGCGGTGTTAACACGGCATCACTGGGAGAAAGACCTTGTTCCAAAGGCACCGGCCAGGGCGAAGAATTCCTAGACAAATGACAACGGCCACGTGTTCGAGGTCAAGGCGAGCCCCCGGGTACTGGAGGAAGTCGGCCTGGAGAGGGATGGGCGCCACCAGGCTTCATCAGCCCAAGACACACTGCATGATGGACACAACAAAAAAGGATACCATACCGGCTCGGTCGTCGCCCTGGTCAACAAGGACCGCGCCATCCGTTGCACACCAGGGCAGACGTGACAAGTGTACTACTGGTGCAACATCCCCTCCGAAGGTCCGAGGAAGAGATAACGTTGCCATAGCAACAGGGAACGTGAGAACCCTTGCCCAGACAGGGAAACTTCAGGAACTAACACATGAACTGGAGAAATACACCTGGCACGTTGTGGGACTCTGTGAAGTTAGGTGGAAGAACTATGGGGAACATCTTAACGAGGAAGGTCATGTACTTTACTACAGCGGAGAGATGGACAAACATACTAATGGCGTAGGTTTTCTCGTCAACAAGAACATCAAGAACTCAGTACTATGTTGCCACCCAGTTTCCAACAGGGCCATTTCCATCCGCCTAAGAGCAGCACCATTAAACATCTCAATAGTACAGGCCTATGCACCAACAACAGACCACGACGATGATGCTGTGGAGGCATTCTACAGTTAACTCCAAGAAACCATCGACAAtgtggacaaaaaggacatacttATCATCCAGGGAGATTGGAATGCAAAAGTGGGCAAAGACGCACTGAAGGGCTGGAAGGAATTCTGCGGCCCCTCGTGCAATGACGTGTCCAATGAGAGAGGACTACGACTACTAGAGTTTGCCAGCTACAACAATGCGGTGCTTGCACGTACACTCGGTGAGCACAAGGCATCACGACGCTGGACATGGCATGCACCTAATGGAATCCACCACAACCAGATCGACTACATTCTTGTACAAAATCTGTTCAGATCGAGGATCAAAAGAGCTACGACAAGAACTTTCCCTGGTGCAGATGTCAGTAGC
The nucleotide sequence above comes from Palaemon carinicauda isolate YSFRI2023 chromosome 18, ASM3689809v2, whole genome shotgun sequence. Encoded proteins:
- the LOC137657569 gene encoding craniofacial development protein 2-like gives rise to the protein MTTATCSRSRRAPGYWRKSAWRGMGATRLHQPKTHCMMDTTKKDTIPARSSPWSTRTAPSVAHQGRRDKCTTGATSPPKVRGRDNVAIATGNVRTLAQTGKLQELTHELEKYTWHVVGLCEVRWKNYGEHLNEEGHVLYYSGEMDKHTNGVGFLVNKNIKNSVLCCHPVSNRAISIRLRAAPLNISIVQAYAPTTDHDDDAVEGDWNAKVGKDALKGWKEFCGPSCNDVSNERGLRLLEFASYNNAVLARTLGEHKASRRWTWHAPNGIHHNQIDYILVQNLFRSRIKRATTRTFPGADVSSDHDLVFVNFKQTQAEDNQEAREHEDETQPGQVEGPQYRRVL